The following are from one region of the Lacinutrix sp. Bg11-31 genome:
- a CDS encoding cytochrome c oxidase subunit 3, translating into MNIETIDNKNIFYPPGGILLWIIIFLELFTFGIALIVMVYSGNQELELFQESSLMLNKTFGMVNTIFLLTSGFFMTISVSELKKGNKAGFKKRLLLTLFFGMLFLGLKSFEYYGKISEGINLGYNTFFTYYWMLTLFHVIHVIIGLVILTSVYFGISKEKSTTSIEDVEASAAFWHMCDLIWVLLFPIIYLLF; encoded by the coding sequence ATGAATATAGAAACAATAGATAACAAAAATATATTTTATCCTCCTGGAGGCATTCTCTTATGGATTATTATTTTTTTAGAGCTTTTCACTTTCGGAATTGCTTTAATAGTAATGGTATATTCTGGAAATCAAGAATTAGAATTATTCCAAGAATCTAGCTTAATGCTTAATAAAACTTTTGGTATGGTTAATACTATATTTTTATTAACTAGCGGTTTTTTTATGACTATTTCAGTATCAGAATTAAAGAAAGGAAACAAAGCTGGGTTTAAAAAACGACTGCTTTTAACCCTATTTTTTGGTATGTTATTTTTAGGCTTAAAAAGCTTTGAGTATTATGGTAAAATAAGTGAAGGTATAAATCTTGGCTACAATACATTTTTCACCTATTACTGGATGCTAACCTTATTTCATGTTATTCATGTAATTATTGGATTGGTAATATTAACCTCTGTTTATTTCGGAATTAGTAAAGAAAAATCTACCACAAGTATAGAGGATGTAGAGGCTAGTGCTGCTTTTTGGCACATGTGCGATTTAATTTGGGTTTTACTTTTTCCTATAATTTATTTACTTTTTTAA
- a CDS encoding Rrf2 family transcriptional regulator — MFSKACEYGIRASIFIAKNSFEGKRVSPKEISEEINSPQAFTAKILQALVRHDIIKSVKGAYGGFEIDKDVISSIKLAYIVEAIDGDSIYSGCGLGLDKCDENHPCPVHNKFKEIRDGLKHMLETTNLEELALDIKTGIAFLKT, encoded by the coding sequence ATGTTTTCAAAAGCTTGCGAATACGGAATTAGAGCCTCAATTTTTATTGCGAAGAATTCGTTTGAAGGTAAACGTGTTTCACCTAAGGAGATTTCAGAAGAAATAAATTCACCACAAGCCTTTACTGCTAAAATATTACAAGCTTTGGTAAGACACGATATAATAAAATCTGTAAAAGGTGCTTATGGTGGTTTTGAAATTGATAAAGATGTTATTTCGTCAATAAAATTAGCTTATATAGTAGAAGCGATAGATGGAGATTCTATTTACAGTGGTTGTGGTTTGGGCTTAGATAAATGCGATGAAAACCATCCTTGTCCAGTACACAACAAGTTTAAAGAGATTAGAGATGGATTAAAACACATGCTAGAAACTACTAATTTAGAAGAACTTGCATTAGATATAAAAACTGGTATTGCATTTTTAAAGACTTAA
- a CDS encoding nitric oxide reductase activation protein NorD, producing the protein MFEFEPDEYIFTKFAFFFKRRKKKKEAAFEHTVYLSDLKPRLTIFARAITGEAIEIYEAEKEGGYRNNNFFLPTKFQELPTVEENLSFYLFRILYISVQKNLGFNWKDTVEHDTSESQQKAAEASEKVLYNLFEQFPIAEDYYKTFISHFKSKSTSKLPPDYSFIYGKWMKDAPNDDDVDDTLKNFSDKVKEAKQDAVKTILKSKAVEEIISVQIDQKQMEDAVLQHQFEKVETAEEFGGNFRDMDGDDNLEDHSNALDEVNMKYTVRVDDTAHSVYQADFIENTTVLESAEQESAGHYITYKEWNYANRSYKEDFCKVYPKTQLKTDVAYYKKTLNVNRSTLVGLRKMLTTVNNKYQQQRRQTQGEEFDIDAITDLFIDVKSGHTPSEKIYLSKRKKEKDLSILLLLDISLSSDGYAAGNRVIDVEKQVSILFGEILDEFNIDFSIDCFYSKTRNHSTYLTLKGFDDDWSKAKYRVGAVEPSGYTRIGAALRHSGALLDKRDTKNKWVILISDGKPNDYDKYEGKYGVNDVKQALRELNERQINSYALAIEGQAKYYLPQMFGQNHYQILTTPVELLQSLVQLYEKIKHQS; encoded by the coding sequence ATGTTTGAGTTCGAGCCAGATGAGTATATTTTTACCAAGTTTGCTTTCTTTTTTAAAAGACGAAAAAAGAAAAAAGAAGCAGCATTTGAGCATACCGTTTATTTAAGCGATCTTAAACCACGTTTAACAATTTTTGCACGCGCTATTACTGGAGAAGCTATAGAAATTTATGAAGCAGAAAAAGAAGGAGGTTATAGAAATAATAACTTCTTTTTACCAACTAAATTTCAAGAACTTCCTACAGTAGAAGAGAATCTTTCCTTTTATTTATTTAGAATATTATATATATCTGTACAAAAAAACCTTGGCTTCAATTGGAAAGATACTGTAGAACATGATACTTCAGAATCACAGCAAAAAGCAGCAGAAGCTTCAGAAAAGGTACTTTATAATTTATTCGAACAATTTCCTATAGCAGAAGATTATTATAAAACGTTTATTTCACACTTTAAAAGTAAATCTACTTCTAAACTACCTCCAGATTATTCCTTTATATATGGAAAATGGATGAAAGACGCGCCTAATGATGATGATGTAGATGATACGTTGAAAAATTTTTCAGATAAAGTAAAAGAAGCAAAACAAGATGCTGTAAAAACCATTTTAAAATCCAAGGCTGTAGAAGAAATTATTTCAGTTCAAATTGACCAAAAACAAATGGAAGATGCTGTGTTACAACATCAATTTGAAAAAGTAGAAACAGCAGAAGAATTTGGTGGAAACTTTAGAGACATGGATGGCGATGATAATTTAGAAGACCACTCTAACGCTTTAGATGAGGTGAATATGAAATATACAGTACGTGTGGACGACACAGCACATTCTGTATATCAAGCAGATTTTATAGAGAATACAACAGTTCTAGAAAGTGCAGAACAAGAAAGTGCAGGACATTATATTACTTATAAAGAATGGAATTATGCTAATAGATCTTATAAAGAAGATTTTTGTAAAGTATACCCAAAAACACAATTAAAAACAGATGTTGCTTATTATAAAAAAACATTAAACGTAAACAGATCTACTTTAGTTGGCTTACGAAAAATGCTAACTACTGTTAATAATAAATACCAGCAACAACGAAGACAAACACAAGGTGAGGAATTTGATATCGATGCCATAACAGATTTGTTTATCGATGTTAAATCTGGGCATACACCTTCAGAAAAAATATATCTATCTAAACGAAAAAAAGAAAAAGACTTATCTATTTTATTACTCTTAGATATTAGTCTTTCTAGTGATGGTTATGCAGCTGGAAACCGAGTTATTGATGTAGAAAAACAAGTATCTATTTTGTTTGGTGAAATTTTAGATGAATTTAATATCGATTTTTCAATCGATTGTTTTTACTCTAAAACACGAAACCATTCTACTTATTTAACGCTTAAAGGTTTTGATGACGATTGGAGTAAAGCAAAATACAGAGTAGGAGCAGTAGAGCCAAGTGGCTATACTAGAATAGGTGCTGCATTGCGACATTCTGGAGCTTTGTTAGATAAGCGAGACACTAAGAATAAGTGGGTTATTTTAATTTCGGATGGCAAACCAAACGACTACGACAAATACGAAGGAAAGTATGGTGTTAATGACGTTAAACAAGCGTTAAGAGAGTTAAATGAACGCCAAATAAATTCGTATGCATTGGCAATAGAGGGACAAGCCAAATATTATTTGCCACAAATGTTTGGACAAAATCATTATCAAATTCTTACAACTCCAGTAGAGCTTCTTCAGTCTTTAGTGCAACTTTACGAAAAGATTAAACATCAAAGTTAA
- a CDS encoding cytochrome C oxidase subunit IV family protein → MRRTATITWIILIGLTIVSALVSKMESTYVVLIILILAGLKFLGIAFQFMEMKKANVFWKILIIGFLLIFTSTILVIS, encoded by the coding sequence ATGCGTAGAACAGCAACAATAACTTGGATTATTTTAATAGGTCTTACCATAGTGTCTGCACTAGTTTCTAAAATGGAAAGTACTTATGTAGTATTAATTATTTTAATATTAGCAGGCTTGAAATTTCTTGGTATTGCTTTTCAATTTATGGAGATGAAAAAAGCAAACGTATTTTGGAAAATTTTAATTATTGGTTTTTTATTAATTTTCACAAGCACTATTTTAGTTATATCCTAA
- a CDS encoding hemerythrin domain-containing protein, giving the protein MEIKPQKRHKALQPLSREHHHGLLLSWKIRSGFSKNIEPKRMRIYADWFFKTHLIPHFKMEETHIFTILENDNELVKKALADHRRLKRLFAETEDDAKTLSKIEEELEQHIRFEERILFPEIQKVATEAQMLQIEEIHNPESFEDKLDDEFWR; this is encoded by the coding sequence ATGGAAATAAAACCACAAAAACGACATAAGGCCTTACAGCCATTAAGTAGAGAACATCATCATGGTTTATTATTATCTTGGAAAATTAGATCTGGATTTAGCAAAAATATTGAACCAAAACGTATGCGTATCTATGCAGACTGGTTTTTCAAAACGCATTTAATTCCACATTTTAAAATGGAAGAAACACATATTTTTACCATTTTAGAAAATGATAATGAACTGGTAAAAAAAGCATTAGCAGACCATAGACGTTTAAAGCGTTTGTTTGCTGAAACCGAAGATGATGCCAAAACATTAAGCAAGATTGAAGAAGAATTAGAACAACACATTCGTTTTGAAGAACGTATATTGTTTCCTGAAATCCAGAAAGTAGCTACAGAAGCGCAAATGCTTCAAATAGAAGAAATTCATAATCCAGAATCTTTTGAAGATAAATTAGATGATGAATTTTGGAGGTAG
- the glpK gene encoding glycerol kinase GlpK yields MNKKYIIAFDQGTTSTRTIIFDRKGNIQGISQKELSQHYPESGWVEHDPNEIYNDQKETFETVLKDTGILPEDIAAIGITNQRETTVVWDKETGEPIYNAIVWLDNRTKSICQTLKNDGLGTYVREHTGLVIDAYFSGTKLKWILDNVPGARKKAEVGQLLFGTIDSWLIYKFTNGKQHVTDHTNASRTMLYNIKDLKWDDTLLAALDIPKSMLPEVKTSSSNFGSVTYKNINIPIYGVAGDQQAALFGQGGSQAGIAKNTYGTGCFILLNNGKDYVTSKNGLITTLTCTLPKEPVNYALEGSVFIGGASIQWLRDKLLLIKDAKETEAICNSIPPLKDLYVVPAFAGLGAPYWDANAKGAIYGITLDIGKNEIIKATLEALAYQTKDVIKAMEEDSGKALTTLKVDGGASANNYLMQFQCDILDVAVDRPKMIEITALGAAMLAGLKAGIWTNKDIESIREVDRIFIPKMDIKTRNQKYTGWLSAIKRTKTFNEA; encoded by the coding sequence TGAAATCTATAATGACCAGAAAGAAACCTTTGAAACGGTTTTAAAAGACACCGGAATTCTGCCTGAAGACATTGCGGCTATTGGTATTACAAATCAACGAGAAACCACTGTGGTTTGGGATAAAGAAACTGGAGAACCTATTTATAATGCAATTGTATGGTTAGATAATAGAACCAAAAGTATTTGTCAGACTTTAAAAAATGATGGCTTAGGAACTTATGTTCGAGAGCATACAGGATTGGTAATTGATGCTTATTTTTCGGGTACCAAATTAAAATGGATTTTAGATAATGTGCCAGGAGCACGTAAAAAAGCCGAAGTTGGACAGTTGCTTTTTGGAACTATAGATAGTTGGTTAATTTATAAATTTACCAACGGAAAACAGCATGTTACAGATCATACCAATGCATCTAGAACCATGCTTTATAATATTAAAGATTTAAAATGGGACGACACTTTGCTTGCAGCTTTAGATATCCCAAAATCTATGCTACCAGAAGTAAAAACATCATCTTCTAATTTTGGATCTGTTACCTATAAAAATATAAATATTCCTATTTATGGTGTTGCTGGAGACCAACAAGCCGCTTTATTTGGACAAGGAGGCTCTCAAGCAGGTATTGCAAAAAACACATACGGAACAGGTTGTTTTATTTTACTAAATAACGGAAAAGATTATGTAACTTCTAAAAACGGGCTCATTACCACATTAACATGTACCTTACCAAAAGAACCAGTAAATTATGCTTTAGAAGGCAGCGTTTTTATAGGAGGAGCTTCTATACAATGGCTACGCGATAAGCTATTGTTAATTAAGGATGCTAAAGAAACCGAAGCAATTTGTAATAGTATTCCGCCTTTAAAAGATTTATATGTAGTACCTGCTTTTGCAGGATTAGGAGCGCCTTATTGGGATGCTAATGCAAAAGGTGCTATTTACGGAATTACACTTGACATAGGAAAAAATGAAATTATTAAAGCCACTTTAGAAGCCTTAGCCTACCAAACCAAAGATGTAATAAAAGCTATGGAAGAAGATAGTGGAAAAGCATTAACCACTTTAAAGGTAGACGGTGGAGCAAGTGCTAATAATTACTTGATGCAATTTCAATGTGATATCTTAGACGTTGCCGTAGACAGACCGAAAATGATTGAAATCACGGCTTTAGGAGCAGCGATGTTAGCAGGATTAAAAGCAGGGATTTGGACAAATAAAGACATAGAATCCATTCGAGAAGTAGACCGAATTTTTATTCCAAAAATGGACATAAAGACCAGAAATCAAAAATACACAGGTTGGTTATCTGCTATTAAAAGAACCAAAACCTTTAATGAAGCTTAG
- the ric gene encoding iron-sulfur cluster repair di-iron protein, whose translation METLQKSTPKQIGQFVAEDFRTAAVFSKYKIDFCCNGNRFIEEACEKKGIDSTTLTQELEAVLNSTTDQSIDYKSWPIDLLVEYIEKKHHRYVAEKTPVIRQFLDKLCKVHGERHPELFKINELFTASTGELASHMKKEELILFPFIKRMVKAKLDNVAIQSPQFGTVESPIAMMMEEHDTEGERFREIAELTGNYTPPADACNTYKVTFAMLNEFEKDLHLHIHLENNILFSEAVKLEKQFD comes from the coding sequence ATGGAAACATTACAAAAAAGCACACCAAAACAAATAGGACAATTTGTGGCAGAAGATTTTAGAACTGCAGCAGTTTTTTCGAAATACAAAATAGATTTCTGTTGTAATGGAAACAGATTTATTGAAGAAGCTTGCGAGAAAAAAGGCATTGATAGTACTACCTTAACACAAGAATTAGAGGCTGTTTTAAACTCTACAACAGACCAATCTATAGATTATAAATCTTGGCCTATAGATTTATTGGTAGAATATATTGAAAAAAAACACCATAGGTATGTAGCCGAAAAAACGCCTGTAATACGTCAGTTCTTAGATAAACTTTGTAAAGTACATGGAGAACGCCATCCTGAGCTTTTTAAAATAAATGAACTGTTTACAGCTTCTACAGGAGAATTAGCTTCGCACATGAAAAAGGAAGAATTAATCCTCTTTCCTTTTATAAAAAGAATGGTGAAAGCAAAATTGGATAATGTTGCTATACAATCTCCACAATTTGGAACCGTAGAAAGCCCAATTGCAATGATGATGGAAGAGCACGATACCGAAGGTGAGCGTTTTAGAGAAATAGCAGAACTTACAGGCAATTACACGCCTCCTGCAGATGCATGCAACACCTATAAAGTAACATTTGCAATGTTAAATGAGTTTGAAAAAGATTTACACTTACATATACATTTGGAAAACAATATTTTGTTTTCTGAAGCAGTAAAGCTAGAGAAGCAGTTTGATTAA
- a CDS encoding glycerol-3-phosphate dehydrogenase/oxidase, whose protein sequence is MKVKPFSILNRAEDINTITSQKFDLTIIGGGVTGAGIALDAASRGMKTCLIEKNDFASGTSNKSTKLIHGGLRYLKQLEIGLVRESGRERAIVHKLAPHLVIPEKMLLPLVEGGTYGKMMTSIGLRVYDFLADVEGDDRRKMLDKKETLKKEPLLDAETILGSGYYSEYRTDDARLTVELLKKASEFGATILNYCEMDTFVYNTKKQIKSIDCIDHNSGETINISSRNFVSATGPWVDLLREKNASKNNKYLHLTKGVHLVFPFKKFPLQQSVYFDVADGRMIFAIPRGHATYVGTTDTNYFGNLERVVTTKADINYLLDAVNDAFPDINLTENDIESNWAGLRPLIHEAEKDPSELSRKDEIFISDSGLISIAGGKLTGYRKMAHRVIDAVIDTMTITQAKKFKESYTEKITLTTDAFESSKEVKKYRKKLRLKLEDAGINNNYFATYLTSTYGKQANTIVEHMPVFKNKNPEARLIRAELWYGIHHEMINSLADFFVRRTGRLYFNISSISMFETLIVKDCTKYLNWDAARIKKEKEILSVLVKDATHFYDEELKA, encoded by the coding sequence ATGAAAGTAAAACCATTTTCTATACTAAATAGAGCCGAAGATATTAATACAATAACGTCCCAAAAATTTGATCTTACTATTATTGGAGGAGGCGTTACTGGAGCTGGTATTGCTTTAGATGCTGCTTCGCGAGGCATGAAAACCTGTTTGATTGAAAAAAACGATTTCGCCTCTGGAACTAGTAATAAATCTACAAAATTAATTCATGGTGGTTTACGCTATTTAAAGCAATTAGAAATTGGTTTGGTTAGAGAATCTGGAAGAGAACGTGCGATTGTACATAAATTGGCACCACATTTAGTAATCCCAGAAAAAATGCTTTTACCGCTTGTAGAAGGTGGTACTTATGGAAAAATGATGACTTCTATTGGGCTAAGAGTATACGATTTTTTAGCAGATGTAGAAGGTGACGACAGAAGGAAGATGTTAGATAAAAAGGAAACTTTAAAAAAAGAACCTTTACTTGATGCAGAAACTATACTTGGTAGTGGTTACTATTCGGAATACAGAACAGACGATGCTCGATTGACCGTAGAATTACTAAAAAAAGCTTCGGAGTTTGGCGCAACGATTCTTAATTACTGTGAGATGGATACCTTTGTTTACAATACCAAAAAGCAAATTAAAAGTATAGATTGTATCGATCACAACTCTGGTGAAACTATTAATATTAGTTCTAGAAACTTTGTTTCTGCAACTGGTCCGTGGGTAGATTTATTAAGAGAGAAAAATGCGTCTAAAAACAACAAGTATTTACATCTTACTAAAGGTGTGCATCTGGTTTTTCCTTTTAAAAAATTCCCATTACAACAATCGGTTTATTTTGATGTTGCAGATGGACGCATGATATTTGCCATACCAAGAGGACACGCTACTTATGTTGGTACAACAGACACCAATTATTTTGGAAATTTAGAACGTGTAGTGACTACAAAAGCAGATATTAATTATTTATTAGATGCTGTAAATGATGCTTTTCCAGATATTAATTTAACCGAAAACGATATTGAATCTAATTGGGCTGGTTTAAGACCATTAATTCATGAAGCCGAAAAAGATCCTTCAGAATTATCTAGAAAAGATGAAATATTTATTTCGGATAGTGGCTTAATTTCTATTGCTGGCGGAAAACTAACAGGTTATAGAAAAATGGCACATCGTGTTATTGATGCTGTAATAGATACAATGACAATAACACAAGCTAAAAAATTTAAAGAATCTTATACCGAGAAAATAACACTTACAACTGATGCTTTTGAATCTTCTAAAGAAGTAAAAAAATATAGAAAAAAGCTACGTTTAAAGCTTGAAGATGCTGGAATAAACAACAACTATTTTGCTACTTATTTAACATCTACTTATGGAAAACAAGCCAATACTATAGTAGAACATATGCCAGTTTTTAAAAATAAAAATCCAGAGGCTAGACTAATTAGAGCCGAGTTATGGTATGGTATTCATCATGAAATGATTAATAGTCTTGCCGATTTTTTTGTGAGACGAACAGGACGATTGTATTTTAATATTTCTAGTATTTCTATGTTTGAAACACTAATTGTAAAAGACTGTACCAAATACTTAAATTGGGATGCTGCACGCATTAAAAAGGAAAAAGAGATATTAAGCGTTCTTGTAAAAGATGCTACCCATTTTTATGATGAAGAATTGAAAGCGTAA